Part of the Dehalococcoidia bacterium genome, CGGCCCGGCGAAAACCCAGGTGAAGTCGAGGATCTTGAGGCCGGCGAGGGCGGCGGCCTCACCCCCCGGCCCCCTCTCCAGAAACTGGAGAGGGGGAGGCTGCGGTGTTGGTTGGTTAGAGAAGATCTCGGCGTTGTGCTCGCCCAGGCGTGGGGCGGCGCGGCGGTACTGGATCGGCGTGGCGCTGAATTTGGCGAAGGGGCCGGGATAGACGGCGGCCTCAGGCGTGGCCTCACCCCCGGCCCCTCTCCATGGCTTGCCATCGCGCGGAGCGCGATCTGCGATGGAGAGGGGAGCGTTTGTACGGTTCCCAGTTCCCTGGTTCCCTGCGCCCGGTTGCCAGAAGTCGCGGGCGTTGAGCTGAGCGCCGTGCACGAGGTCGGCGGTGGTGGCGATCGGCACGATCAGCAGGTGGCGGCGCTGCGCTTCGGCGAACAGCTCGGCCTTGGTGCGCGTGCGCGTAAAACGCTCGATCGCGGCCGCCACGCGGTGCAGCTCGCTCACCGGCTCCTGGCCGTTGAGCAGCAGCACCGTGTAGCCGATCCAGTCCTTGTCGCGCGTGGCCTCGTCCACGAAGCCCTCTTCGCACATCCAGGCCAGCAGCCGCGCGGTGAAGGGGCCGAGCAGACCGCCGAACAGAAACGTAACCGAGACGAAGCCGTCTTTCGCCGGGTAGACGAAGCGCAGATCGTAGGGACCGATCTTCAGCCCGCCGCCGGCGCGGCTCACCGGGTTTGAGTTCCAGCCATGGCACAGAATCGCGGACTGCGTGGCCATCATCGCCGAGGCCTGCGCCGAGCAGTCGACGTGCTGACCAAGACCGTCGCGTGCCCGGGCGATGAGCGCGATCAGCGCCGCCGTGGCCGCGTCGGCGCCCGCGTGCAGGAAGGCCTGCGGCACGACAACGCGGCAGGGCGGCCGGTCGGCATCGCCGGTGATCAGCAGCACGCCCGAAGCTGCGAGCGCCGTGAGGTCGGTGGCGGCCCGGCCCGCCTTCGGTCCGCTGCTGCCGAAGGGCGTGATCGAGACGTGCACGAGGCCCGGATTGAGCGCCGCAAGCGTCGCATGCCCCAGGCCGAGCCCGTCGAGGTAGCCCGGCGCATACGACTCCACCAACACATCCGCGCCGCGCACGAGCTGGCGCAGCTGTTCCTTCCCCTCCGTGCTTTCGACATCCAGCGTGACGCCGCGCTTGTTGCGCGAGAGCGCCCACCAGTAGAGGCTGCGCTCCGGGTCCGGCACGTCGCCGGCGAAGGGGCCGGCGCGGCGGGCGTTGCGGCCGCCCGGCGGCTCAACCGCGATCACGTCGGCGCCGAGGTCGGCCAGGATCTGGCCGCAGATCAGGGCGCCGTCGTCGGCGAGATCCAGCACGCGATACGGTTCCAGCATGGCCGCCTCCGCAAAACGTGATCGGGCATGGTCGGCCGCACAGTAGCACACCG contains:
- a CDS encoding CoA transferase; the encoded protein is MLEPYRVLDLADDGALICGQILADLGADVIAVEPPGGRNARRAGPFAGDVPDPERSLYWWALSRNKRGVTLDVESTEGKEQLRQLVRGADVLVESYAPGYLDGLGLGHATLAALNPGLVHVSITPFGSSGPKAGRAATDLTALAASGVLLITGDADRPPCRVVVPQAFLHAGADAATAALIALIARARDGLGQHVDCSAQASAMMATQSAILCHGWNSNPVSRAGGGLKIGPYDLRFVYPAKDGFVSVTFLFGGLLGPFTARLLAWMCEEGFVDEATRDKDWIGYTVLLLNGQEPVSELHRVAAAIERFTRTRTKAELFAEAQRRHLLIVPIATTADLVHGAQLNARDFWQPGAGNQGTGNRTNAPLSIADRAPRDGKPWRGAGGEATPEAAVYPGPFAKFSATPIQYRRAAPRLGEHNAEIFSNQPTPQPPPLQFLERGPGGEAAALAGLKILDFTWVFAGPMGVRPLADYGATVVHVESAVRPDILRTNVPFKDNVPGIERGGGYANVSAGKLGLTLNLSKAEALAVVRRLVAWADVVVENFSPKAMRNWGLDYAALRQINPEIIMVSTCLNGQTGPEAGLAGFGTMGAMIAGFGELAGWPDKDPAGPFLAYTDYVSPRYIASAILAALDHRRRTGEGQYIDLSQVEAALHFLTPALLDYTVNGRITRRAGN